CGGCAATTCGAGTAACGATTCAGATTGGTGGAGGCAGTGCGTTTAGCACCGGGGATGCTGCGGCTGTCCAAAGCGTCAATACCTACACTCACGTGATCTACCTCCCGATGAGCCATCCTGAAGACGCCGAAGAATTGACCGACACGAGTACTGACAGTGCTTCAGGAGGGTCGGGAGTATGAGTGCGCAACAGGATCTCGATCCACGCCCCCGACGGCGGCGGCGTGGGCTGACCACTGGGGCGGTCGTGGAGATGGCTTCCGATGCGCGGGAAATACGGGCATGCGGTCGCTCTCGTTTCCCCGCCGGGCAACGTGGACCACGCTCGCAGAGTAAGCGTCAGGGCTTTTTTCTCATTTTGGTGCTGGTGGTCGTGGCAATCTCGGCAATGGCGGTCTATTCATTCGCGGAGTTGATGCTGGCCGCAGATGAGACTGCTTACCTTCAAGGCGATCTGGTTCAGTCACGGCTGAATATGGATTCGGGTGTGGAAGCAATCCGTTTGATCCTCGCCAGTCCTCCAGCGGACCGCGATGCCGCTGGCGGCGTTTACAATAACGCCATGAGTTTTCGTGGCGTTGCGATCACAAATATCGCCGACGGCCCGGTACAGCGTTACACGGTGGTGGCCCCCAGTTTGACCGACACCGGTTCTCTCGGCGGAATCCGCTATGGTTTGCAGAACGAGTCCGCGCGGATCAATGTCAACGCTCTGCTCGTTCTCGAAGAAAACTCCGACGCCATTGGAATGCTGACGGCACTGGCGGGCGGGGGCGGTGAGTCCGATGACGGTGGGATCCTGGGGGAAGACTCCGGCGCATCCAGTGATGACACCGAGACGCTTGATTCCAGCTACGTCGCGGTGGATTTGTTATTAACCCTTCCGGGCATGACCGAACCAATCGCCGAGGCAATTTTGGACTGGATTGATACCGATACCGAGCCACGGCCATCCGGGTGCGAGGACGAGTACTATGCATCGCTGCCGTCCCCCTACAGTTGCGCTAACGGGCCGCTGCAGAGTGTCGAGGAGTTGCTGCTCGTACGCGGCGTGACACCGCAGTTGTTGTTTGGGGCCGATGCCAACCGCAATGGCGTCCTCGATCTCGATGAACAGCAGCGTACGATGTCGAGTATTGATACCGCGGGCGCTCTCGGCTGGGCAAACTATCTGACTGTTCACGGTGCCGAAAACAATATGACCAGTGCTGGGGACCCTCGTGTTAACGTCAACGGCGAAGACCTCGAGGTGCTCTATGATGAATTGATCACCGCCCTGGGCGACGAACAGTATGCCTCTTTTATTGTGGCCTACCGCATGTCAGGCACATCCTCACTGGTCAATTCGGCCGCACTGGCCGCAGCGGCGGGGGCCGCTGGCGGTGATGAAGTCACGCAGCCCGCTGCGGGGCAAGAGGGCGATGCTGCCAGCACGGTGCCGTGGGAAACGGACGCGATGTCAAGTCTCGATCTGACAGCAGGTGCGGGCGTGCAAATCAATCAGGTTCTCGACCTGATCGGTGCCCAAGTATCCGTAGACGGAACCACCTATTCGTCGCCGTTTCTCGACGATCCCGCTGCAATGGGCGAGTACCTACCCTTGCTCATGGACCAGTTGTCGACCCAGGACGTCGAAGCGTTGCCAGGCCGTATTAACTTAAATGAGGCGCCCACAGAGATCCTGATGGGCTTGCCATTGCTGGATATCGATACCATGTCAGCTCTGGTGGAGGCCCGCGGTGCTGGGGGCGGTGTGCACACAGGCAGCACGTCGACTGATCGATCCCACGCAGCGTGGCCATTGACCGAAGGTATCGTGACACTCGACCAAATGCGTGCACTTTTGCCACTCGTGACGGCCGGGGGTGATGTGTTCCGAGCTCAAGTGATTGGGTTTGACGAATCGACTGGCCTGTCGGTGCGCGGCGAAGCGATTATCGATGCCACCACCACGAATCCCCGTGTGGTGGCATTCCGAAACTTGACGCATCTCGGACGTGGGTTCGATATGTCCGTGCTGGGCGGCAACGTTGGGCAGCCCTTGACTGAAAATTAAGTCGAATCTGACAATTTGACTAAACTACAAGCTATCAACTTTATCCAATTCGATTTCTCGATAATCTGTTATGAAACTCGCACTTGATTGGGACGACGAACAAGTCCGCATGGTGGCGGCTGACCGATCCGCACGCGGAATTCGCATTCGTGCCGCTGCCGTGGTTCCCATCGGCGAGGAGGGATTGCAGGCCACGTTGGCCGAGATGTCACGCACGTACTCCTTGGAGAAGAGCGATGTGCTCGTCGCTGTCGGCCGTGACCGCGCCGAGCTCCGGCAAATGCAGTTCCCGCCGGTGCCCATCGAGGAATTGCCAGACATCGTTCGGTTCCAAGCGATTCGGCAGTTCGCCTCGGCCGGGGACAGTGCCGAGATCGATTTCATCACGACGCGGACGGACGAAAAAGGCATTCATGCGATCGTCGCAGCGACCGGTCCTACGCAATTAACGCCGATCCGCAAGGCGGTTGAGAAGGCCGGCTGGACGCTTGAACGGGTAGGCCTGCGACCGATCGCAGCAGCGGCACTCTACCGGCTCAAAGCCTCCGATGTGATCGCCGAGCTCTCCCACAGCGGCGAGGGCGATGAGCCCGTTGTCGCCCTGATCGACCTCGTCGCCAACGAAGCGGAAATTGTGCTGCTCCGCCATGGCGAAATCACCTTCGTTCGCTCCGTGCGATTGCCCGATGGAGACGCGTCGGCGACGAAGTCACGCTCGGCGTCACTGGCCGGCGAGATTCGCCGCAGTATGATTGCGTGCGGTGCTGCGGGCACCAACTGCCACGTTGTCATGTGGGGGCGGGCCGAACGGCACGGCGAGGAACTCAAGCTGCTCGCTGAACGGCTTTCGGGACAACAGGAAACCCCGTGTCAAACTCGGCTGCTCGATCCGCTCGAATTAGTCGGCACCGATTCAAAAATTCGTGATGCGACCGGCGAGATGGTCGGTCGACTGGCGCCCTTGGTGGGCTTGCTGGTCGCTGATGATGGTCACGAAAATGAGTTGATCGATTTTCTCAACCCTCGCGAGACCATTGAGGCCACGACCGACAAGCGGAAACTT
This genomic window from Allorhodopirellula heiligendammensis contains:
- a CDS encoding general secretion pathway protein GspK, giving the protein MSAQQDLDPRPRRRRRGLTTGAVVEMASDAREIRACGRSRFPAGQRGPRSQSKRQGFFLILVLVVVAISAMAVYSFAELMLAADETAYLQGDLVQSRLNMDSGVEAIRLILASPPADRDAAGGVYNNAMSFRGVAITNIADGPVQRYTVVAPSLTDTGSLGGIRYGLQNESARINVNALLVLEENSDAIGMLTALAGGGGESDDGGILGEDSGASSDDTETLDSSYVAVDLLLTLPGMTEPIAEAILDWIDTDTEPRPSGCEDEYYASLPSPYSCANGPLQSVEELLLVRGVTPQLLFGADANRNGVLDLDEQQRTMSSIDTAGALGWANYLTVHGAENNMTSAGDPRVNVNGEDLEVLYDELITALGDEQYASFIVAYRMSGTSSLVNSAALAAAAGAAGGDEVTQPAAGQEGDAASTVPWETDAMSSLDLTAGAGVQINQVLDLIGAQVSVDGTTYSSPFLDDPAAMGEYLPLLMDQLSTQDVEALPGRINLNEAPTEILMGLPLLDIDTMSALVEARGAGGGVHTGSTSTDRSHAAWPLTEGIVTLDQMRALLPLVTAGGDVFRAQVIGFDESTGLSVRGEAIIDATTTNPRVVAFRNLTHLGRGFDMSVLGGNVGQPLTEN